A region of Thermithiobacillus plumbiphilus DNA encodes the following proteins:
- a CDS encoding HAD family hydrolase, giving the protein MDSGNILKAIIFDVDGTLADTERDGHRLAFNRAFRDAGLPFEWDVALYGRLLEVAGGKERIRYFLDLFPEQPQLSDEEIADLHKAKTAHYVDIVASGGVPLRPGVLRLLQEARASGIRLAIATTTTPANVEVLLRNTLGSEALSWFEVIAAGDSVPAKKPAPDIYFSALSDLGLDAGQCLAIEDSDNGVLSAREAGVPVLVTVNDYTREQDFSGALAILEHLGEPDRPARVLKAPDESPAAVVDLALLRRWMDIS; this is encoded by the coding sequence GAACGGGATGGTCACCGGCTTGCCTTCAACCGGGCATTCCGGGATGCGGGCCTGCCCTTTGAATGGGACGTCGCCCTCTACGGGCGTCTGCTGGAGGTGGCTGGCGGCAAGGAGCGCATCCGCTATTTCCTGGATCTGTTTCCCGAGCAGCCACAGTTGAGCGATGAGGAGATTGCCGACCTGCACAAGGCTAAGACCGCGCATTATGTGGATATCGTGGCCAGTGGCGGCGTCCCCCTGCGCCCCGGCGTGCTGCGCCTCCTGCAGGAGGCCCGTGCCAGTGGCATTCGCCTGGCCATCGCCACCACCACGACTCCCGCCAATGTCGAGGTGCTGCTCAGGAATACGCTTGGTTCGGAGGCCCTCAGCTGGTTCGAGGTGATCGCTGCCGGTGATTCGGTGCCCGCCAAGAAGCCCGCGCCGGACATCTATTTCAGCGCCCTGTCCGATCTCGGGCTTGACGCCGGCCAGTGCCTGGCCATCGAAGATTCCGACAACGGCGTGCTATCGGCCCGCGAGGCGGGCGTGCCGGTACTGGTCACCGTCAACGATTATACCCGGGAGCAGGACTTTTCCGGGGCCCTGGCCATCCTGGAACATCTGGGCGAGCCGGATCGGCCGGCGCGGGTCCTGAAGGCGCCTGACGAAAGCCCGGCGGCAGTGGTCGATCTGGCACTGCTAAGGCGCTGGATGGACATAAGCTGA
- a CDS encoding EAL and HDOD domain-containing protein — translation MDKTTAYLGRQPILDAKEQIAAYELLFREGGEHNFASESSSRATAQVLLNTVAGMGIRQVLGDKLGFINFGREMLEDEIVFLLPREQVVLEILEDVEPDADLVKRCHDLKAAGYRFALDDFIYSPKLEPLLAVADFIKLDLTLLEPRALEEHARMAKARNFRLIAEKVEDCEQFAFSRALGAELFQGYFFARPVILQQTSISAQRLAVLQLLNELFGDADVGRMERIISRDLGLSYKLLRFINSASQGRTQKTDSIRDAIVGLGQQQLYRLLMLLLFAGEEDAPPSPLMSTALQRGRLLEAIGQSCCPARSSDLFLLGSFSLLEALLETPLSRILETMNLPKSLEEALLTRSGPLAPYLDLAEALERYDWERVDQAAASLGLSEQVINEAQLKAMHPGELFSGSRVTFQNFPGQ, via the coding sequence GTGGACAAGACCACCGCCTATCTCGGGCGTCAGCCCATCCTGGACGCCAAAGAGCAAATCGCTGCCTATGAGCTGCTGTTTCGCGAGGGTGGGGAGCATAACTTTGCCAGCGAGAGCTCCAGCCGCGCCACAGCACAGGTGTTGCTCAATACCGTCGCTGGCATGGGTATCAGGCAGGTTCTCGGGGACAAGCTGGGCTTCATCAATTTCGGACGGGAAATGCTGGAGGATGAGATCGTCTTTCTGCTGCCGCGCGAGCAGGTCGTCCTGGAGATCCTGGAGGATGTGGAGCCGGATGCCGATCTGGTCAAGCGTTGCCATGATCTCAAGGCTGCGGGATATCGTTTCGCTCTGGATGATTTCATCTATTCTCCCAAACTGGAACCGCTGCTGGCAGTTGCGGATTTCATCAAGCTGGATCTCACCCTGCTCGAACCTCGCGCCCTGGAAGAGCATGCCCGCATGGCCAAGGCCCGTAATTTCAGGCTGATCGCGGAAAAGGTGGAGGACTGTGAGCAGTTCGCCTTTTCGCGGGCACTTGGGGCCGAACTGTTCCAGGGCTACTTCTTTGCCCGGCCCGTCATCCTGCAACAGACCAGTATCTCGGCGCAGCGTCTGGCCGTGCTTCAACTGCTCAATGAGCTGTTTGGTGATGCCGACGTCGGCCGGATGGAGCGCATCATCAGCCGTGATCTCGGCCTGAGTTATAAGCTGCTGCGCTTCATCAATTCAGCCAGCCAGGGGCGAACTCAAAAGACGGATAGTATTCGCGATGCCATCGTGGGGCTTGGCCAGCAACAGCTTTATCGGCTGCTGATGCTGCTGCTCTTTGCCGGGGAGGAGGATGCACCGCCTTCTCCGCTGATGAGTACCGCCCTGCAACGCGGGCGCCTGCTGGAAGCCATCGGCCAAAGCTGCTGCCCGGCGCGGTCCAGTGATTTGTTTCTGCTCGGCAGCTTCAGCCTGCTGGAAGCCTTGCTGGAAACGCCGCTGTCCCGAATTCTTGAGACCATGAATCTACCAAAGTCTCTGGAGGAGGCCTTGCTGACCCGCAGCGGGCCGCTGGCGCCATATCTTGATCTTGCAGAAGCCCTGGAGCGTTATGACTGGGAACGGGTGGATCAGGCTGCGGCATCCCTGGGCCTGAGCGAACAGGTGATCAATGAGGCCCAGTTGAAGGCCATGCATCCGGGCGAGCTGTTCTCCGGGTCTCGCGTGACCTTCCAGAACTTCCCGGGTCAGTAG
- a CDS encoding YidH family protein, whose product MWHIGRGRKISATEQAADQALKGHIRTHLANERTFAAWVRTGISISMVGLVIARFLATQHSGLTRFFILLGDAYVLTGISILGFSAYNFFQAQRQIEAGQFRIPKQVLLGIVIVLSVLTSLLMILLTVEMWSHKP is encoded by the coding sequence ATGTGGCATATTGGTAGAGGTCGGAAAATCAGCGCTACAGAACAGGCAGCGGATCAGGCGCTCAAGGGACATATCCGCACTCACCTGGCCAATGAGCGTACTTTCGCGGCCTGGGTACGAACCGGGATTTCCATCAGTATGGTTGGATTGGTGATTGCCCGCTTTCTGGCGACCCAGCATAGTGGCCTGACGCGATTCTTCATTCTACTCGGCGATGCCTATGTCCTGACCGGCATCAGCATTCTGGGTTTTTCCGCTTATAACTTCTTCCAGGCGCAAAGACAGATCGAGGCAGGGCAGTTCCGGATCCCGAAGCAGGTTCTGCTTGGGATTGTGATAGTCCTGTCCGTGCTGACCTCGCTCCTGATGATTCTGCTGACCGTTGAAATGTGGTCGCACAAGCCTTGA
- a CDS encoding FGGY-family carbohydrate kinase → MLFLGVDVGTSGIRALVIDEGGTIRAQARAPLPEVQGEHGWREQDPQCWLDALEGCMAGLGQQLGPAMQSIQALALDGTSATLVVTDQSGQPLRPALMYNDQRARDEAREIAQALPASGALASASSSLAKLLWLTRHEAHVARQIIHVQHQADWIAATLTGCRGESDAANLLKLGLDPETLNWPTEVRKLLEAAGLDPAILPRARPSGEIIDQISPAWARRLGLPASLQLVHGTTDSLAALIAAGVRQAGQAATSLGSTLVLKLAAKLPLNQPAEGIYSHRLNALWLPGGASNSGGAALLKHFSVAEMARLTSSLQPHQPSGQLCYPLTRPGERFPLNAPSFSGSEISESDPSKRFQMLLEGLCYIEAWGYARLQEGGTTMREVFSLGGGASNGPWMQMRANVLDRPVIVPQCAEAALGAAMLAASPGFGTLEQAQSALDQPSQSFIPDPAAVAHFRPMTEAFITQFAEDAGAG, encoded by the coding sequence ATGCTGTTTCTGGGCGTGGATGTCGGCACCTCCGGCATCCGGGCGCTGGTGATCGACGAGGGCGGCACAATCAGGGCGCAGGCGCGGGCCCCCTTGCCAGAGGTCCAGGGCGAGCATGGCTGGCGCGAGCAGGATCCGCAATGCTGGCTGGATGCCCTGGAAGGCTGCATGGCGGGGTTAGGCCAGCAACTGGGCCCGGCCATGCAGTCCATCCAGGCGCTGGCGCTGGATGGGACCTCCGCCACCCTCGTCGTCACCGACCAGTCAGGCCAGCCACTGCGCCCGGCCCTGATGTACAACGACCAGCGCGCCAGGGATGAGGCGCGGGAGATTGCCCAAGCACTGCCTGCATCCGGTGCCCTGGCCAGCGCCAGCAGCTCACTGGCCAAGCTCCTGTGGCTGACGCGCCATGAAGCCCATGTTGCTCGGCAGATCATTCACGTACAGCATCAGGCCGACTGGATCGCCGCCACCCTGACCGGCTGCCGGGGCGAAAGCGACGCCGCCAACCTGCTCAAACTTGGTCTTGATCCCGAGACGCTAAACTGGCCCACCGAGGTCCGCAAGCTGCTCGAAGCCGCCGGGCTCGACCCTGCCATCCTGCCCCGCGCCCGGCCTTCAGGTGAAATTATCGACCAGATCAGTCCGGCCTGGGCCCGGCGCCTGGGACTGCCCGCCAGTCTGCAGCTCGTGCATGGCACCACCGACAGCTTGGCAGCGCTGATCGCCGCTGGCGTGCGGCAAGCCGGCCAGGCCGCCACCTCGCTCGGCTCGACTTTGGTGCTCAAGCTCGCCGCCAAGCTGCCGCTCAACCAGCCTGCTGAGGGCATCTACAGCCATCGCCTCAATGCGCTCTGGCTGCCCGGCGGCGCCTCCAACAGCGGCGGCGCGGCCCTGCTCAAGCATTTCAGCGTGGCGGAAATGGCGCGACTGACGTCCAGCCTCCAGCCACATCAGCCCAGTGGACAGCTCTGTTATCCCCTGACCCGTCCTGGTGAACGTTTTCCGCTCAATGCCCCGAGCTTCTCTGGCAGCGAAATTTCGGAATCCGATCCCTCAAAACGCTTTCAGATGCTGCTGGAAGGGCTTTGCTACATCGAGGCCTGGGGCTATGCGCGCCTGCAGGAAGGCGGGACGACCATGCGGGAAGTTTTCAGCCTGGGGGGCGGCGCCAGCAATGGGCCATGGATGCAGATGCGCGCCAATGTCCTGGATCGGCCGGTGATCGTGCCGCAATGCGCCGAGGCGGCCCTGGGCGCCGCCATGCTCGCCGCCAGCCCTGGCTTCGGCACGCTGGAGCAGGCACAGTCCGCCCTGGACCAGCCCTCGCAAAGCTTTATCCCGGACCCTGCGGCAGTGGCGCACTTCAGGCCCATGACTGAGGCTTTCATCACTCAATTTGCCGAGGATGCCGGTGCAGGCTGA
- the queF gene encoding preQ(1) synthase: protein MSTKPSKDLETFPNPHPERDYTIRMEIPEFTCLCPKTGQPDFAIFYLDYVPDQRCVELKALKLYMWSFRDEGAFHEAVTNRILADLVAATDPRFMRVTGKFNVRGGIYTQVIAEHRKPGWTPPQRVELP, encoded by the coding sequence GTGTCGACCAAACCCAGCAAAGATCTTGAAACCTTCCCCAATCCCCACCCGGAGCGTGATTACACCATCCGCATGGAGATCCCCGAGTTCACCTGTCTGTGCCCCAAGACCGGCCAGCCGGACTTCGCCATCTTTTATCTCGACTATGTGCCGGACCAGCGCTGCGTCGAGCTCAAGGCGCTCAAGCTCTACATGTGGAGCTTCCGCGACGAGGGCGCCTTCCATGAAGCCGTAACCAACCGCATCCTGGCGGACCTGGTCGCCGCCACCGACCCGCGCTTCATGCGCGTGACCGGCAAGTTCAACGTACGCGGCGGCATCTACACGCAGGTCATTGCCGAGCATCGCAAGCCCGGCTGGACGCCGCCGCAGCGGGTGGAGCTGCCCTAA